From a single Diachasmimorpha longicaudata isolate KC_UGA_2023 chromosome 13, iyDiaLong2, whole genome shotgun sequence genomic region:
- the LOC135168721 gene encoding G1/S-specific cyclin-D2 gives MDLLCCETTETECRAYADPALLGDERVLQNLLKTEERYAPSSSYFECVQRDISPLMRKIVAEWMLEVCEEQKCQAEVFPLSMNYLDRFLSICPIRKSQLQLLGTACLLLASKLRETRPVTAEILVFYTDNSITLDDLWRWEQLVVSKLKWELSAVTPGDFLLHILSRLPIDSLAWDSLMVRRHAQTFIALSAREYKFSMYTPSMIAAASVAAALHGLDWTGKSGYGLSGLLDELTRITAIEQDYLQGCFEQIEEMVAQARNTNYQSSTTNTIGASAPTRPLGEQNTSQDKMMEHEKAGTPTDVRDVHF, from the exons atggatctTCTGTGCTGTGAGACCACGGAAACAGAGTGCAGGGCTTATGCTGATCCAGCATTGCTTGGTGATGAGAGAGTACTTCAGAATCTTCTGAAGACCGAGGAACGTTACGCCCCTAGTAGCTCGTACTTTGAGTGTGTCCAGAGGGACATTTCACCGCTCATGCGCAAAATTGTCGCTGAGTGGATGTTGGAG GTGTGTGAGGAACAAAAATGCCAGGCTGAAGTGTTTCCCCtgtcgatgaattatttggaCAGATTTTTATCAATCTGCCCAATCAGAAAGTCACAATTACAATTACTTGGTACCGCATGTCTTCTACTGGCGTCTAAACTACGAGAAACGAGACCAGTTACAGCTGAGATTCTTGTGTTCTACACCGACAACTCCATCACACTTGATGATTTATGG AGGTGGGAACAACTCGTCGTGTCAAAACTCAAGTGGGAATTGTCGGCAGTTACACCCGGTGACTTTCTTCTTCACATACTGAGTCGTCTGCCCATTGATTCACTAGCGTGGGACTCACTCATGGTCAGAAGACACGCACAAACCTTCATCGCTCTCAGTGCCAGAG AGTACAAGTTTTCCATGTACACACCCAGCATGATTGCAGCAGCAAGCGTTGCGGCGGCTCTTCATGGGCTCGATTGGACGGGAAAAAGTGGTTATGGACTCTCTGGACTgctcgatgagctcacccgCATCACTGCCATTGAACAg gattaTCTCCAAGGATGCTTCGAACAGATCGAGGAGATGGTCGCCCAGGCGAGAAATACGAATTACCAATCATCAACGACAAACACAATCGGAGCGAGTGCACCAACAAGGCCGTTGGGGGAACAGAACACGAGCCAGGACAAAATGATGGAACATGAAAAAGCGGGCACTCCAACTGACGTCAGAGATGTCCACTTTTGA